Proteins from a genomic interval of Musa acuminata AAA Group cultivar baxijiao chromosome BXJ1-9, Cavendish_Baxijiao_AAA, whole genome shotgun sequence:
- the LOC135594349 gene encoding uncharacterized protein LOC135594349 produces the protein MQRQTLLRYASSTTTDLIQQYLDENNRLIIAIVDGQNPGNLEDSIRNIKKFQENLAFLIDLADSQPLRLPITAQCPINRFVRPGSAYVQPQQAQQYPINGVWQPIFQLIQPQQAPQYPPSTTMQQDAQLMQSEQAQQMNSQFSTVFQAIMLHDQIYKSQLAQQIMLQDQISQPHMTQTTLLHGHIYQSQLAQPIMLHDQISQPRLGQPIMLHDQIPQPQSAQPEMPHDQISETQHMEEAPLLGQMESSSGGTDGNMLQGQTVEDHGMLTVGAFPSVVSSSGRGNILPETLLSAHTQSDRFVVDPITMSLYLSNSGQEGNWDVGSG, from the exons TATCTGGATGAGAACAACCGCTTGATCATTGCGATAGTCGATGGCCAGAATCCGGGGAATCTGGAGGATTCTATTCG aaatattaaaaaatttcaagaaaatctCGCTTTCCTCATCGATCTTGCAGATAGTCAACCACTTCGATTGCCGATCACTGCTCAG TGTCCTATCAATAGATTTGTACGACCGGGCTCTGCATATGTGCAACCCCAGCAAGCTCAGCAGTATCCCATCAATGGCGTCTGGCAACCGATCTTTCAGTTAATCCAACCCCAGCAAGCTCCACAATATCCTCCCAGTACTACCATGCAACAAGATGCTCAGTTAATGCAGAGTGAGCAAGCTCAACAGATGAATTCTCAATTCTCGACAGTTTTCCAAGCCATAATGTTGCATGATCAGATATACAAATCTCAACTGGCACAACAGATAATGCTTCAAGATCAGATATCTCAACCCCATATGACCCAGACAACACTGCTACATGGCCATATATACCAATCCCAATTAGCTCAACCAATAATGCTACATGATCAAATATCACAACCCCGATTAGGGCAACCCATAATGCTGCATGATCAGATACCCCAACCCCAGTCAGCCCAACCAGAAATGCCACATGACCAGATTTCCGAAACCCAACATATGGAAGAAGCACCATTGCTCGGTCAGATGGAGAGTAGCTCAGGTGGAACTGATGGAAACATGCTGCAAGGTCAGACCGTGGAAGACCATGGGATGCTGACCGTAGGAGCCTTTCCCAGTGTTGTCAGCAGCAGTGGAAGAGGAAATATACTACCTGAAACTTTATTATCAGCTCATACACAAAGTGACAGATTTGTAGTTGATCCTATAACCATGTCTCTCTACCTGTCAAACTCTGGACAAGAAGGGAATTGGGATGTCGGCAGTGGCTGA